A stretch of the Ctenopharyngodon idella isolate HZGC_01 chromosome 14, HZGC01, whole genome shotgun sequence genome encodes the following:
- the sqstm1 gene encoding sequestosome-1 isoform X1 — MSMTVKAYLVGKEDCNKEIRRFAVDQDVSTSFEYLKRKVIDVFVGLGTAPFQMFYKDEDGDMIAFSSDDELMMGLALVKDDTFRLFIKQRKEHKRDSSPHGFPGFPGFSFAGPHGASHFSPPGPHHMGPPPMGPPGPPHMGPQGPPHMGPPPHHPPMVHPGVTCDGCEGPVAGTRFKCTVCPDYDLCSSCQGKGLHKEHPLLPIFHPMANLFEWFPRGKFWRKMRHCMWANNQAQAHAQAQAQNQAQPGPSGDQQNQDASENMREDGATASSQANMEYLKNIGEGVAAMLSPLGIDVDIDVEHEGKRSKVTPTPPASSGPPSARSDSGSVGLLSRGSGPGSQATEESITEGAKGQKDQGSDEEWTHLSSKEVDPSTGELQSLRLEQDGADLPTPLSTASSTSNTQGPTGLREAALYPHLPQDADPRLVESLSQMLSMGFTDEGGWLTRLLHAKNFDIGSALDTIQYSKTPGPKK; from the exons ATGTCGATGACAGTGAAAGCTTACCTCGTCGGTAAGGAAGACTGCAACAAGGAGATCCGTCGCTTTGCCGTGGATCAGGATGTCTCAACAAGTTTTGAGTATTTGAAGAGAAAAGTGATCGATGTTTTTGTCGGTCTCGGGACTGCGCCCTTCCAAATGTTCTATAAAG ATGAGGATGGTGACATGATCGCTTTCTCCTCTGACGATGAGCTCATGATGGGGTTGGCTCTTGTGAAGGATGACACCTTCCGTCTCTTCATCAAGC AAAGAAAGGAGCACAAACGTGATTCCTCACCTCATGGGTTCCCTGGGTTCCCTGGGTTCTCATTCGCCGGGCCTCATGGAGCATCCCACTTTAGCCCTCCAGGACCTCATCACATGGGTCCACCTCCAATGGGGCCACCAGGACCACCACACATGGGGCCACAAGGACCACCTCACATGGGGCCTCCCCCTCATCACCCTCCAATGGTGCACCCAGGTGTGACCTGTGATGGATGCGAAGGGCCGGTGGCTGGAACTCGCTTCAAGTGCACCGTTTGCCCCGATTACGACTTGTGCTCCTCATGCCAGGGCAAAGGCCTCCACAAGGAGCACCCTCTCCTGCCCATCTTTCACCCTATGGCCAACCTGTTTGAG TGGTTCCCCCGTGGGAAGTTTTGGCGTAAGATGAGACACTGCATGTGGGCAAATAACCAGGCTCAGGCTCATGCTCAGGCTCAAGCCCAAAACCAGGCTCAGCCAGGTCCATCTGGAGACCAGCAAAACCAGGATGCTTCTGAGAACATGAGAGAGGACG GTGCTACTGCCTCTTCCCAGGCTAATATGGAGTACCTGAAGAACATTGGAGAGGGAGTGGCGGCCATGTTGAGCCCTCTTG GCATAGATGTGGACATCGATGTTGAGCATGAGGGGAAGCGTAGCAAAGTCACGCCAACTCCTCCTGCCTCCAGTGGACCACCTAGTGCTCGGAGCGACAGCGGCTCCGTAGGGCTTCTCTCCAGAGGCTCTGGTCCAGGAAGTCAGGCCACTGAAGAGAGCATCACTGAGGGAGCAAAG GGGCAGAAAGACCAAGGCAGTGATGAGGAATGGACTCATCTCAGCTCTAAAGAGGTGGACCCCTCCACAGGAGAGCTGCAGTCCCTCAGGTTGGAGCAGGACGGGGCAGATCTTCCCACTCCACTAAGTACCGCCTCCAGCACAAGCAACACACAGGGTCCCACCGGTCTGCGCGAGGCAGCTCTATACCCACACCTTCCTCAAG ATGCAGACCCCAGGCTGGTGGAGTCTCTCTCTCAGATGCTCTCCATGGGCTTCACCGATGAGGGTGGATGGCTAACCAGACTGCTCCATGCCAAGAATTTTGACATTGGATCTGCTCTGGACACCATCCAGTACTCCAAAACACCCGGCCCAAAGAAGTAG